One Legionella lansingensis genomic region harbors:
- a CDS encoding pilus assembly protein PilP, whose product MFKERKRQFHILNKFNYTGSAGCRDPFRLNIPNNIERISHYPRQFLNDIPLSDLRFVGTLKSGSASWGLIKVQGKRISHVRSGDYIGKDRLEVISIKERLLILERQILTKGKWQRKIISLTLSKGSHT is encoded by the coding sequence GTGTTTAAGGAGAGAAAGCGTCAATTTCACATATTGAATAAATTTAATTACACAGGAAGTGCGGGCTGTCGCGATCCGTTTAGGCTAAACATTCCAAACAATATTGAACGGATTAGTCACTATCCACGGCAATTTTTGAATGATATTCCTTTATCTGATCTGCGGTTTGTGGGCACACTGAAATCTGGCTCTGCAAGCTGGGGTTTGATTAAAGTTCAGGGCAAACGGATTAGCCATGTGAGATCGGGAGATTACATAGGAAAAGATAGGTTAGAAGTTATTAGCATTAAGGAAAGATTGCTTATCTTGGAGCGACAGATTTTAACAAAGGGAAAATGGCAGAGAAAAATTATCAGCCTCACGTTAAGTAAAGGGAGTCACACTTGA
- the pilM gene encoding type IV pilus biogenesis protein PilM, producing MFKRFKPLDHSIIGIDITPLSIKVVEISKTSDHFVVDNINSEPLPANALVDNQIKDQDAITACVKKLIHGTSLRGKTAAVLAIPNSAIITKVIQVSSKVPEREMEESVFLEASKYFSYPINEINLDFIIQGPSDTHAHQLDVLVIACRAENINGRVEAISRAGLVVKVVEMESNSLERIIPWLCHSTLNQTQRIAVINVNRFSATLHVIDTGKTSFTHEEIFAANPWVKRFEQDHETLDSAFIHNKIQHELDKISLSSDLILRHLKRMLQFFSSTTAHRLDHIFLAGEIFDLPHLAQCLQETIRTPTTVANPFRRMKFSIPPCPTKMAKAASFILACGLALRDVD from the coding sequence GTGTTCAAGCGGTTTAAACCACTCGATCATTCCATCATAGGAATTGATATTACCCCATTATCTATCAAAGTCGTCGAGATCTCTAAAACGAGTGATCATTTCGTTGTTGACAATATTAACTCTGAGCCTTTACCTGCAAATGCACTAGTTGATAATCAGATCAAAGATCAAGACGCTATTACTGCCTGTGTTAAAAAATTAATACACGGTACTTCGTTGCGTGGGAAAACGGCCGCAGTTCTTGCCATTCCGAATTCGGCGATCATTACCAAGGTGATTCAGGTAAGTAGTAAGGTTCCTGAAAGGGAAATGGAAGAATCGGTTTTTCTAGAGGCTAGCAAATATTTCTCTTATCCCATTAATGAAATCAATCTAGATTTCATTATTCAAGGACCATCAGACACGCATGCTCATCAGCTAGATGTTTTAGTGATCGCTTGTAGAGCAGAAAACATCAACGGTCGTGTTGAAGCTATTTCTCGAGCTGGTCTTGTGGTGAAAGTAGTTGAAATGGAATCCAACTCTCTGGAACGGATTATACCCTGGCTATGTCATTCAACACTTAATCAAACACAAAGAATAGCTGTCATTAATGTGAACCGGTTCTCAGCCACTTTGCATGTGATTGATACAGGTAAAACAAGTTTTACTCATGAGGAAATATTTGCAGCCAATCCATGGGTGAAACGCTTTGAACAGGATCATGAGACGCTAGATTCAGCTTTTATTCACAACAAAATTCAGCATGAATTAGATAAAATATCACTCTCATCCGATCTTATACTTCGGCATTTGAAGCGCATGTTACAATTTTTTTCTTCAACGACAGCGCACAGGCTTGATCATATTTTTCTAGCTGGCGAGATATTCGATCTACCCCATCTCGCGCAATGTTTGCAAGAAACAATAAGAACACCTACCACCGTTGCTAATCCTTTTAGACGAATGAAATTCTCAATACCGCCATGCCCAACAAAAATGGCTAAAGCGGCTTCATTTATTCTTGCTTGTGGTTTGGCTCTAAGGGATGTGGATTAA
- a CDS encoding universal stress protein has translation MYNRVLFATDFDEVGIKAAHKAKKIADENGADLLLVHVVEPIPAYAYPGFAGFAEVEVSIREQAEKELANLAKKLGVDNAHCMIEFGSTKNEILRVAKEKKIDLIVTGSHGKHGLALLLGSTANAILHGAECDVLIVRPKVD, from the coding sequence ATGTACAACAGGGTATTATTCGCGACAGATTTTGATGAAGTTGGGATAAAAGCAGCTCATAAAGCGAAAAAAATTGCTGATGAAAACGGCGCTGACTTACTTCTCGTTCATGTCGTCGAGCCAATTCCCGCATATGCTTACCCGGGATTTGCAGGATTTGCGGAAGTGGAAGTATCTATACGTGAGCAGGCTGAAAAAGAATTAGCAAACTTGGCCAAAAAGCTTGGTGTCGATAACGCACATTGCATGATTGAGTTTGGTTCTACCAAAAATGAAATTTTGCGGGTTGCTAAAGAGAAGAAGATTGATCTAATTGTCACCGGAAGTCACGGTAAACATGGATTGGCTTTATTGCTTGGTTCCACGGCCAATGCCATTCTTCATGGGGCGGAATGTGATGTTCTTATTGTTCGTCCTAAAGTTGATTAA
- a CDS encoding type IV pilus inner membrane component PilO has product MHLNTINLNNISQTSTFLRTAFIVFLTIFVTGIGYLVIIIPQGKEYQNLRNTELLLRVEFEHKQQLAATINNYRHRLSASEAQFAAMLKLLPSKETISPLMENIFKLAKENHLTVNLFAPRREIKHDFYMELPVDATIKGEYHQLAIFLSKINHLHYIITFDDIKITKLSKRESKSSSSNPLLMKIKFKIYRSRTE; this is encoded by the coding sequence ATGCATCTTAACACAATAAATTTGAACAATATTAGCCAGACATCAACGTTCTTAAGAACGGCATTTATTGTTTTTTTGACTATTTTCGTCACTGGTATTGGTTATTTGGTGATAATAATACCACAGGGAAAAGAATACCAAAATCTTAGAAATACAGAACTTCTTTTGCGGGTTGAGTTTGAGCATAAACAACAATTAGCAGCTACTATCAATAACTATCGTCATCGCCTCAGTGCATCGGAGGCTCAGTTTGCAGCTATGCTTAAGTTGCTACCATCAAAGGAAACGATTTCTCCTCTAATGGAAAACATTTTTAAGCTGGCAAAAGAAAACCACCTTACAGTAAATCTATTTGCTCCACGACGTGAAATTAAACATGATTTTTATATGGAGTTACCTGTGGATGCAACAATAAAAGGTGAGTATCATCAATTGGCTATCTTTCTTAGCAAAATCAATCACTTACATTACATCATAACCTTTGATGATATCAAAATAACAAAATTATCTAAGAGAGAAAGCAAAAGTTCTTCATCGAATCCCTTGTTGATGAAAATTAAATTTAAAATTTATCGGTCTCGTACAGAATGA
- the pnuC gene encoding nicotinamide riboside transporter PnuC codes for MFIDVLGAMISLLATYYFIRLNSKAWLISLMATSMNGWLYWQKGIYADTILESFYFLSACYGWYVWRMPTRQNNLLIIRLLSLKQSFLFIALTLVLFMFIAVLLSTFTDSNVVILDALTTSLSIVAQVLMCYKIILTWILWFITDAIYAYMYLHKQIPFHSMMMLVYLGMAIIGYCNWKKQYINEAVPVASSF; via the coding sequence ATGTTTATTGATGTTTTAGGGGCCATGATTTCATTATTGGCTACTTACTATTTTATACGTCTTAATAGTAAAGCATGGCTTATCAGTCTTATGGCCACATCCATGAATGGCTGGTTATATTGGCAAAAAGGCATTTATGCGGACACCATCCTAGAATCGTTCTACTTTTTAAGTGCCTGTTATGGGTGGTACGTTTGGCGTATGCCTACTCGACAAAACAACCTATTGATCATCAGACTTCTGTCGTTAAAACAATCCTTCCTATTTATAGCTTTGACCTTGGTTCTTTTTATGTTCATTGCCGTTTTATTAAGCACCTTCACCGACTCGAATGTGGTTATCCTAGACGCCCTTACGACCTCTTTAAGCATCGTCGCACAGGTATTAATGTGTTACAAAATCATCTTAACCTGGATCCTATGGTTTATTACGGATGCCATTTATGCCTATATGTATCTCCATAAGCAAATACCCTTCCATAGCATGATGATGCTCGTTTATCTGGGCATGGCAATCATTGGCTATTGCAACTGGAAAAAGCAATACATCAACGAGGCTGTCCCAGTTGCCTCTTCTTTCTAG
- a CDS encoding PilN domain-containing protein: MVEVNLLPWRTIKRLELKRKFMLMTVWSLVMAIVVVMALASRMNHLTKSQLQRNERLNNEIKQYDQQISEIRKINKVTTVLLARLRRISHLYNNPILSLHLFNEIYKILPANVRLTKIEKSKNKVSLSGYVKSHHDIGLMMHAIGENKWFLNAKLAEIKMPHIEIREVNKFKLSIELRTRYSYAS; this comes from the coding sequence ATGGTTGAAGTTAATTTACTGCCATGGCGAACCATAAAGAGACTAGAGTTAAAAAGAAAATTTATGCTTATGACGGTCTGGAGCCTGGTAATGGCTATCGTTGTTGTAATGGCATTAGCTTCGCGAATGAATCATCTTACAAAAAGCCAGTTACAACGTAATGAACGGCTAAACAATGAAATCAAGCAATATGACCAGCAAATTTCAGAAATTAGAAAAATTAACAAAGTAACAACTGTACTTCTTGCCCGTTTAAGGAGAATAAGTCATTTATATAACAATCCGATTTTATCTCTGCATTTGTTCAATGAGATTTATAAGATTCTTCCTGCAAATGTTAGGCTGACAAAAATAGAAAAATCGAAAAATAAGGTAAGTTTGTCAGGCTATGTGAAATCTCATCACGATATTGGATTGATGATGCATGCAATTGGTGAGAATAAATGGTTTTTAAATGCCAAATTGGCGGAAATAAAGATGCCGCATATCGAAATAAGAGAAGTAAATAAATTTAAATTAAGTATTGAGCTAAGAACCCGTTATTCGTATGCATCTTAA
- the gstA gene encoding glutathione transferase GstA, producing the protein MKLYFTQGACSLAVRIVINEIGVDCEYEAVDLKTKKTEENRDFLSVNPKGAVPVLELDNHQILTENAVIQQYLADKYQARELLPPVGDFNRYRVLECLNFISTEVHKSFGGLFNPSFPQEIKDKIFIPLIKSKLSFIDKQLKNQYLMGDHFTLADAYMFVMLLWAGSFKIDLKAWDRLPHYFATLNKRGSIVKSLKEETLEIA; encoded by the coding sequence ATGAAATTATATTTTACACAAGGAGCTTGCTCTCTGGCTGTGCGAATCGTTATCAATGAAATTGGTGTTGATTGCGAATATGAAGCTGTCGACCTCAAAACCAAAAAGACAGAGGAAAATCGAGATTTTTTAAGTGTTAACCCCAAGGGAGCCGTTCCAGTTCTGGAATTAGATAATCATCAAATACTCACTGAGAATGCCGTTATTCAACAATACCTGGCTGATAAATATCAAGCGCGAGAATTATTGCCTCCAGTCGGTGATTTTAATCGCTACCGTGTCCTTGAATGCTTAAACTTTATCTCAACGGAAGTACATAAAAGTTTTGGGGGCTTGTTTAATCCAAGTTTCCCACAAGAGATCAAAGATAAAATCTTTATTCCTTTAATTAAAAGCAAATTGAGTTTTATTGATAAGCAATTAAAGAATCAATATCTCATGGGTGATCATTTTACTTTAGCGGATGCCTATATGTTCGTTATGCTTTTATGGGCGGGTTCCTTCAAGATCGATTTGAAAGCATGGGATCGTTTGCCACATTATTTTGCAACGTTAAATAAAAGAGGTTCTATCGTGAAATCTCTTAAAGAAGAGACTCTTGAAATTGCGTGA
- the ribF gene encoding bifunctional riboflavin kinase/FAD synthetase, which translates to MKLLRGPNNHLLKGTVATIGNFDGVHRGHQALLATLRAQADKMQLPLVVLLFEPQPGEYFYGQQAPARLTSLREKLAVLKQCHIDYVYCLKFNKALSLMTAENFAKHYFFDLLNVKYLLVGEDFRFGQQRTGDIHLIRNMAKDNDCTVEVFPNVSMGNERISSTKIREALAKGDLARASALLGRTYSLCGRVIKGDGRGKEWGIPTANLAMLRLSLPLRGVFCIRIKRKGEWLKGVANLGSRPTVDGTKNILEVHLFDFDEDIYGEMLQVFFLHKLRDEIKFSSVESLIVQIHRDVTAAKAQFHASEL; encoded by the coding sequence ATGAAGCTGCTGCGTGGACCCAATAACCATCTTTTAAAAGGAACAGTTGCAACCATTGGTAATTTTGATGGTGTACATCGTGGGCATCAAGCCTTATTGGCAACGCTTCGTGCCCAGGCAGATAAAATGCAATTACCTTTGGTCGTATTATTGTTTGAACCACAGCCTGGCGAATATTTTTATGGTCAGCAAGCACCAGCGAGATTGACTAGTTTACGTGAAAAATTGGCCGTATTGAAACAATGCCATATTGATTATGTTTATTGTTTAAAATTTAATAAAGCATTGTCTTTGATGACGGCCGAAAATTTTGCCAAACATTATTTCTTCGACTTACTAAATGTTAAGTACCTATTGGTAGGCGAGGATTTTCGCTTTGGGCAACAAAGAACAGGAGATATCCACCTTATAAGAAATATGGCTAAGGATAATGATTGCACTGTTGAGGTTTTTCCCAATGTTTCTATGGGAAATGAACGCATCAGTTCAACAAAAATCAGAGAAGCTTTAGCCAAAGGTGATCTGGCACGAGCATCTGCTCTTTTAGGAAGAACCTATAGTCTTTGCGGACGAGTGATTAAAGGAGATGGGCGTGGTAAAGAATGGGGAATACCCACAGCCAATTTAGCTATGCTTAGGCTTTCCCTACCTCTAAGAGGGGTTTTTTGTATACGGATAAAAAGAAAGGGTGAATGGTTAAAAGGTGTCGCAAATCTGGGTAGTAGACCAACTGTGGATGGCACAAAAAACATTCTTGAAGTTCATTTGTTCGATTTCGATGAAGATATATATGGTGAAATGTTGCAGGTATTTTTCTTGCACAAGTTGCGTGATGAGATTAAATTTTCCTCAGTAGAGAGTTTAATTGTGCAAATCCATAGAGATGTAACTGCAGCTAAGGCACAATTTCATGCCTCCGAGCTCTAG
- a CDS encoding type IV pilus secretin PilQ — protein sequence MILRNIFLVLFIFFLFYSKLLAQPSLVIPIVAGKSEKDKMTRKDVYHKRISLNFQDIEVRSALQLLAEFAGINIVVSDTVAGNITISLNDIPWDQALNIILTTRSLEKKRMGNIIFIAPATEITERRKKIEEAQLKLNDMTPLQSELFQINYAKASEIANILQAKNETLLSTRGKMAIDARTNTLWIQESTRRLAVIRKLIEYFDVPVKQVLIEARIVNVTKDFAQDLGLHFGLSRGRLSDARKDNITQLTEKTASPSATPLADRLNFDIGNIPIGTSTASLGIALAKLGDGILLDLELSALESEGRGEVISSPRLIATNQQPAVIESGEEIPYQEATSSGATAVSFKKAVLSLKVTPQITPDGKILMDLKINQDIPTPKVFNGVPTILTKEIQTNVLACNGQTIVLGGIYKQDKNNEINRVPFLGELPMVGGLFRNQSTSIRNEELLIFITPRIISNNLRQKPLRRQRQKTKERL from the coding sequence TTGATTTTGCGAAACATATTTTTAGTATTGTTCATTTTTTTTCTTTTTTATTCTAAATTACTTGCACAACCCAGTTTAGTCATACCGATAGTTGCAGGAAAGAGCGAAAAAGATAAAATGACAAGAAAGGATGTTTATCACAAACGAATTTCACTAAATTTTCAAGATATTGAGGTGAGATCCGCTTTGCAATTATTGGCTGAATTTGCTGGCATCAACATAGTTGTGAGTGATACAGTAGCGGGCAATATAACAATTAGCTTGAATGATATACCCTGGGACCAGGCTTTAAATATTATTCTAACAACCCGATCCTTAGAGAAAAAACGAATGGGCAATATCATATTTATCGCGCCAGCCACTGAAATAACAGAGCGTAGGAAAAAAATTGAAGAAGCTCAACTTAAGTTAAACGATATGACCCCGTTGCAATCTGAGCTCTTTCAAATCAATTATGCGAAGGCTTCTGAAATTGCCAATATATTGCAAGCAAAGAATGAAACCCTTCTGTCTACTCGGGGTAAGATGGCTATTGATGCAAGAACCAATACACTTTGGATACAAGAGAGTACCAGGCGACTTGCCGTTATAAGAAAATTGATTGAGTATTTTGATGTTCCAGTGAAACAAGTATTGATAGAAGCACGTATTGTTAATGTAACAAAAGATTTTGCTCAGGATTTAGGGCTGCATTTTGGTCTCTCCAGAGGCAGACTTAGTGATGCGCGCAAGGATAATATCACGCAATTGACAGAAAAGACTGCTTCGCCATCAGCAACTCCATTAGCAGATCGCTTAAATTTTGATATTGGAAACATACCTATAGGAACTTCAACAGCCTCTCTTGGGATAGCTCTTGCCAAGTTGGGTGATGGGATTTTGTTGGATTTGGAGCTTTCCGCCCTAGAAAGTGAGGGTCGAGGAGAAGTCATTTCCAGTCCACGATTGATAGCGACTAACCAGCAGCCAGCAGTGATTGAATCAGGAGAAGAAATTCCATACCAAGAAGCAACTTCGAGTGGCGCCACAGCTGTATCTTTTAAAAAAGCTGTATTGAGCCTGAAAGTGACCCCACAGATCACCCCTGATGGTAAAATTTTAATGGATTTAAAAATTAACCAGGATATACCCACTCCCAAGGTATTTAATGGTGTCCCAACGATTCTAACGAAGGAAATTCAAACAAATGTGTTAGCCTGTAATGGACAAACCATTGTTCTCGGTGGAATTTATAAACAAGATAAAAATAACGAGATCAATCGTGTCCCTTTTCTAGGAGAATTACCAATGGTAGGCGGATTATTTAGAAATCAGTCGACATCAATTAGAAATGAGGAGTTGCTCATTTTCATTACTCCTAGGATAATATCAAACAATTTACGGCAAAAACCGTTAAGAAGGCAAAGGCAAAAAACTAAGGAACGTCTCTAA
- the aroB gene encoding 3-dehydroquinate synthase has translation MAKFNLYQKLVVNLPAREYPIVIGYGALNDPETLCQYLAGEQVLIVTNDKVAPLYLDHLQTAFANKQCDVVVLQDGEEFKNQQSLFTIYDKLLTKQHHRATTLVALGGGVVGDITGFAAATYQRGVRFIQIPTTLLAQVDAAIGGKTAINHPLGKNMIGSFHQPAAVIIDLNTLKTLPTRELHAGFGEVIKYALLVGGQFFQLVYKLLQSGIEENFYESLPTVISECCRIKATYVEQDEYECSGERALLNLGHTFAHALEACTHYKRWLHGEAVAIGLYCAALLSRECAQLDEETIHLIDEMLVMAKLPRRIPSDIDLDALRALMSQDKKIKSKHLRFILMRAAGNCYIEERVSEHLLRLTLQAAVEGD, from the coding sequence ATGGCGAAGTTTAATTTATATCAGAAGTTGGTGGTAAATTTACCAGCCCGAGAATATCCGATCGTCATCGGTTATGGTGCTCTAAACGATCCAGAAACCTTATGTCAGTATTTGGCTGGCGAGCAAGTCTTGATCGTTACGAATGACAAGGTTGCACCATTATATCTAGACCACCTGCAAACTGCTTTTGCCAATAAGCAATGTGATGTTGTTGTTCTTCAGGATGGCGAAGAGTTTAAAAACCAACAAAGTTTATTTACTATCTATGATAAATTGCTCACTAAGCAACATCATCGTGCTACGACATTGGTTGCTTTGGGAGGAGGAGTTGTTGGTGACATCACTGGCTTTGCAGCTGCAACCTATCAGCGTGGTGTAAGGTTCATACAGATCCCAACCACGTTATTAGCTCAGGTTGATGCAGCCATTGGAGGAAAAACAGCGATTAATCATCCTCTAGGCAAGAATATGATCGGGAGTTTTCATCAACCCGCAGCGGTGATCATTGATTTGAATACGCTAAAAACGCTCCCTACACGGGAGCTTCATGCAGGATTTGGAGAGGTTATCAAATATGCGCTGTTGGTAGGCGGACAATTTTTTCAGTTAGTGTATAAGCTTTTACAATCCGGGATCGAAGAAAATTTTTACGAAAGCTTACCAACTGTAATAAGTGAGTGTTGTCGGATTAAGGCTACGTATGTAGAGCAAGACGAGTATGAATGCTCGGGAGAACGTGCTTTGTTGAATCTTGGCCACACATTTGCACACGCCCTTGAGGCGTGTACGCATTATAAACGCTGGCTTCATGGAGAAGCAGTAGCCATTGGTCTCTACTGTGCTGCTTTATTATCTCGTGAATGTGCGCAGTTGGATGAAGAGACGATTCATCTCATTGATGAAATGCTAGTCATGGCGAAATTACCGCGACGTATTCCATCAGATATTGACCTTGATGCTTTAAGAGCATTAATGTCTCAGGACAAAAAAATTAAAAGTAAACATTTACGATTCATATTAATGAGAGCAGCAGGTAATTGTTATATCGAAGAGCGAGTATCGGAACACCTGTTACGCTTGACATTGCAAGCTGCAGTCGAAGGAGATTAA
- the aroK gene encoding shikimate kinase AroK, with protein sequence MSIVKVRNIFLIGPMGAGKSTIGRTLAKELKLEFYDSDEVIEERAGADISWIFDIEGEEGFRRREQKVIEELTQKTNIVLATGGGVVMTPENRNALAGRGTVIYLKTSLQQQYERTKRDTKRPLLQTEDLESRLESLRDEREPFYDELADISFETDKLTVKAVANNIIKYIYGEV encoded by the coding sequence ATGAGCATCGTTAAAGTACGAAATATATTTTTAATAGGGCCGATGGGAGCAGGTAAAAGCACAATAGGCCGTACTTTGGCAAAAGAGCTCAAGCTCGAGTTCTATGATTCCGATGAAGTTATAGAAGAGCGTGCAGGAGCTGATATTTCCTGGATATTTGATATTGAAGGAGAAGAAGGCTTTCGTCGTCGAGAGCAGAAGGTCATTGAAGAGTTGACCCAGAAGACCAACATTGTGTTAGCAACCGGTGGCGGTGTGGTTATGACACCGGAAAATCGCAATGCTTTGGCTGGACGAGGAACAGTTATTTATTTGAAGACATCTTTACAACAACAATATGAAAGAACTAAACGTGATACGAAGCGGCCTTTACTGCAAACGGAAGACTTAGAGAGTCGCCTAGAATCGCTCCGAGATGAAAGAGAGCCATTTTATGATGAGCTTGCTGACATCAGCTTTGAGACGGATAAGTTAACCGTCAAAGCTGTCGCTAATAATATTATTAAATATATTTATGGCGAAGTTTAA
- a CDS encoding AAA family ATPase, whose amino-acid sequence MQNMTQESTQEVNADPSELFKPAAWLAKIDFINHLVLFKNALITVVAEEGGGKTTFIELLQSGLDSQIKSHVVTATPLFTPTGFLEELAKTFHLSIDNEFNIHNLIQQINERKTHTLIVIDDAHYASESFLNEVLLELGQEGEQTFFHLCLVSDFSIMANLNKLEATPFGSLIQILEPGALTENETKTYLLKALPAPKRLDKTMSDKRLEQFYQLTGGNIARINKEMLHYFCSEALKVPSTRNSHLAKYLSLTATFVVAVLAGIFVWQNQDRFRHVEPVTAATLEKAKQIGGLASHLASIISMPSGDQEALISEIPAYDNDRTASYIAPFNLSAMIQAVQPPPLKRVVDIVLDEDEQENNSLVLMDKVVVIPKTISNPHARKVADLERNVLSARELPKPISAPAFSKDAPAVVASAIPVERKVTAGGQYTVQLVASQRLEDIQRFMRLHHLSENTKIRKTKHQGHDWFVLTLGEYSGFTQAQQAANSLPASLSQFKPWIRSMTDLNAVG is encoded by the coding sequence ATGCAAAATATGACACAAGAATCAACTCAGGAAGTAAACGCGGACCCCAGTGAACTGTTTAAACCTGCTGCATGGTTGGCAAAAATTGATTTTATCAATCATCTTGTGCTTTTTAAGAATGCGTTAATAACAGTGGTTGCCGAAGAAGGTGGTGGAAAAACTACTTTTATCGAATTGTTACAATCTGGGCTTGATAGCCAAATTAAATCACATGTTGTTACGGCTACACCTCTTTTTACGCCAACTGGATTCTTAGAGGAGCTTGCTAAGACTTTTCATTTGTCAATTGATAATGAATTCAATATCCATAATCTCATTCAACAAATTAATGAAAGAAAGACACATACGCTCATTGTAATTGATGATGCCCACTATGCCTCCGAGTCTTTTTTAAATGAAGTTCTACTTGAGTTAGGACAAGAGGGGGAGCAAACATTCTTTCACCTTTGTCTTGTCTCTGATTTTTCCATAATGGCTAACTTAAATAAACTAGAAGCAACACCGTTTGGAAGTTTAATTCAGATTCTGGAACCTGGTGCTTTAACTGAAAACGAAACAAAGACTTATCTACTAAAGGCTTTACCCGCGCCAAAGCGCCTAGATAAGACAATGTCAGATAAGCGATTGGAGCAATTTTATCAGCTAACCGGGGGAAATATAGCGCGTATCAATAAGGAGATGCTCCATTACTTTTGTTCAGAAGCCTTGAAAGTTCCGTCAACAAGAAACTCGCATTTAGCAAAATATCTAAGCTTGACAGCAACGTTTGTCGTGGCCGTGTTAGCTGGTATATTTGTTTGGCAAAATCAAGATCGTTTCCGTCATGTAGAACCCGTCACTGCTGCTACCCTGGAAAAGGCCAAACAAATAGGAGGTCTTGCCAGTCATTTAGCATCAATCATATCTATGCCATCAGGTGATCAAGAAGCATTAATTAGCGAAATACCTGCTTATGATAATGATAGAACGGCTAGCTACATAGCCCCCTTTAATCTTTCTGCGATGATACAAGCAGTACAGCCACCTCCACTGAAGCGTGTTGTCGATATTGTCTTGGACGAAGATGAGCAAGAAAATAATTCTTTGGTGCTTATGGATAAAGTTGTTGTTATACCAAAAACTATTAGCAATCCACATGCAAGAAAAGTAGCAGATCTAGAACGAAATGTCTTATCTGCACGAGAACTTCCTAAGCCAATTTCTGCGCCAGCATTTTCTAAGGATGCTCCCGCAGTGGTAGCGTCGGCAATTCCTGTCGAAAGGAAAGTTACAGCAGGTGGCCAATATACCGTACAACTTGTTGCAAGTCAGAGGCTCGAAGATATTCAGCGCTTTATGAGGTTGCATCATCTCAGTGAAAATACAAAAATTCGCAAAACAAAACATCAGGGGCATGATTGGTTCGTTTTGACTTTAGGTGAGTACAGTGGTTTCACGCAGGCGCAACAAGCAGCTAATAGTTTACCTGCATCCCTTTCTCAATTTAAACCATGGATTCGCTCAATGACCGATCTTAATGCGGTCGGCTAG